One Panicum virgatum strain AP13 chromosome 3N, P.virgatum_v5, whole genome shotgun sequence DNA segment encodes these proteins:
- the LOC120663498 gene encoding hydroxymethylglutaryl-CoA lyase, mitochondrial-like isoform X1: MSSLEEPLGLGDLPKLSINRLGSFSQPSAYRRAAADDRNTREYNITCNGGTPMVFHANSHAWHQQCRQADSSCDAVELRDLPRKVMWDLPSFVKIVEVGPRDGLQNEKGNVPTSVKIQLIHKLVAAGLSVVEATSFVSPKWVPQLADAKEVLKGIQQMPNVRYPVLTPNLRGFEAAVAAGAKEIAVFASASESFSKSNINCTIDESLVRYRDVTAAAKKHGLLIRGYVSCVIGCPVEGAIDPSKVAYVAKELYNMGCSEISLGDTIGVGTPGTECSCQCLPFALSFFDWYVETDPGSNSLRHPCSFFLVVLSVSGSVVAMLEAVMSFVPADKIAVHFHDTYGQALANILVSLQMGISIVDSSVSGLGGCPYAKGATGNVATEDVVYMLHGLGIETNVDLNKLMEAGDYISKHLGRPLGSKTAAALRKLTT; encoded by the exons aTGTCAAGCCTCGAGGAGCCGCTTGGTCTTGGAGACCTGCCGAAGTTGAGTATTAACAGACTTGGAAGCTTCTCCCAGCCAAGTGCTTATCGTAGGGCAGCGGCTGATGACCGCAACACTCGCGA GTACAACATCACCTGCAATGGTGGCACGCCGATGGTTTTCCATGCCAATTCCCATGCATGGCATCAGCAATGCCGTCAGGCCGATTCCTCATGTGATGCGGTGGAGCTTAGAGATCTCCCTCGGAAG GTTATGTGGGATCTGCCAAGCTTTGTGAAGATTGTTGAAGTTGGACCCCGAGACGGCCTGCAAAACGAAAAGGGCAATGTACCAACATCTGTAAAGATACAGCTGATACACAAATTAGTGGCTGCAGGTCTATCAGTAGTTGAAGCCACAAGTTTTGTATCCCCAAAATGGGTGCCACAG CTAGCTGATGCAAAGGAAGTCCTCAAAGGAATCCAGCAGATGCCAAATGTACGGTATCCTGTGTTAACTCCTAACCTCAGA GGATTTGAGGCTGCTGTTGCAGCTGGTGCAAAGGAAATTGCGGTTTTTGCGTCTGCCTCTGAATCCTTCTCTAAGTCGAACATTAACTGTACCATTGACGAAAGCCTTGTTCGGTACCGTGATGTTACTGCTGCTGCCAAGAAACATGGACTCCTTATCCGTGG GTATGTTTCGTGTGTGATTGGTTGCCCTGTTGAAGGTGCAATCGATCCATCAAAGGTGGCATATGTAGCGAAGGAGCTTTATAACATGGGCTGCTCAGAGATTTCACTTGGCGATACAATTGGTGTTGGTACACCAGGTACTGAATGTTCTTGCCAATGCTTACCCTTTGCTCTCAGTTTTTTTGATTGGTATGTTGAAACTGATCCAGGCAGCAACTCATTGAGACATCCCTGTTCCTTCTTCCTTGTTGTGTTGTCTGTTTCAGGTAGTGTAGTTGCTATGCTTGAAGCTGTCATGTCCTTTGTTCCAGCGGACAAGATTGCCGTTCATTTCCATGATACATACGGCCAGGCCCTTGCCAATATCCTAGTCTCCCTTCAA ATGGGGATCAGCATAGTAGACTCCTCAGTTTCAGGCCTCGGAGGCTGCCCCTATGCAAAGGGCGCCACCGGCAATGTCGCCACTGAGGATGTCGTGTACATGCTCCATGGCCTGGGGATAGAGACCAACGTCGACCTCAACAAGCTCATGGAGGCTGGCGATTACATCTCCAAGCATCTAGGAAGGCCACTGGGCTCCAAGACTGCTGCCGCTCTGCGCAAGCTAACCACCTGA
- the LOC120663498 gene encoding hydroxymethylglutaryl-CoA lyase, mitochondrial-like isoform X2: MSSLEEPLGLGDLPKLSINRLGSFSQPSAYRRAAADDRNTREYNITCNGGTPMVFHANSHAWHQQCRQADSSCDAVELRDLPRKVMWDLPSFVKIVEVGPRDGLQNEKGNVPTSVKIQLIHKLVAAGLSVVEATSFVSPKWVPQLADAKEVLKGIQQMPNVRYPVLTPNLRGFEAAVAAGAKEIAVFASASESFSKSNINCTIDESLVRYRDVTAAAKKHGLLIRGYVSCVIGCPVEGAIDPSKVAYVAKELYNMGCSEISLGDTIGVGTPGSVVAMLEAVMSFVPADKIAVHFHDTYGQALANILVSLQMGISIVDSSVSGLGGCPYAKGATGNVATEDVVYMLHGLGIETNVDLNKLMEAGDYISKHLGRPLGSKTAAALRKLTT, translated from the exons aTGTCAAGCCTCGAGGAGCCGCTTGGTCTTGGAGACCTGCCGAAGTTGAGTATTAACAGACTTGGAAGCTTCTCCCAGCCAAGTGCTTATCGTAGGGCAGCGGCTGATGACCGCAACACTCGCGA GTACAACATCACCTGCAATGGTGGCACGCCGATGGTTTTCCATGCCAATTCCCATGCATGGCATCAGCAATGCCGTCAGGCCGATTCCTCATGTGATGCGGTGGAGCTTAGAGATCTCCCTCGGAAG GTTATGTGGGATCTGCCAAGCTTTGTGAAGATTGTTGAAGTTGGACCCCGAGACGGCCTGCAAAACGAAAAGGGCAATGTACCAACATCTGTAAAGATACAGCTGATACACAAATTAGTGGCTGCAGGTCTATCAGTAGTTGAAGCCACAAGTTTTGTATCCCCAAAATGGGTGCCACAG CTAGCTGATGCAAAGGAAGTCCTCAAAGGAATCCAGCAGATGCCAAATGTACGGTATCCTGTGTTAACTCCTAACCTCAGA GGATTTGAGGCTGCTGTTGCAGCTGGTGCAAAGGAAATTGCGGTTTTTGCGTCTGCCTCTGAATCCTTCTCTAAGTCGAACATTAACTGTACCATTGACGAAAGCCTTGTTCGGTACCGTGATGTTACTGCTGCTGCCAAGAAACATGGACTCCTTATCCGTGG GTATGTTTCGTGTGTGATTGGTTGCCCTGTTGAAGGTGCAATCGATCCATCAAAGGTGGCATATGTAGCGAAGGAGCTTTATAACATGGGCTGCTCAGAGATTTCACTTGGCGATACAATTGGTGTTGGTACACCAG GTAGTGTAGTTGCTATGCTTGAAGCTGTCATGTCCTTTGTTCCAGCGGACAAGATTGCCGTTCATTTCCATGATACATACGGCCAGGCCCTTGCCAATATCCTAGTCTCCCTTCAA ATGGGGATCAGCATAGTAGACTCCTCAGTTTCAGGCCTCGGAGGCTGCCCCTATGCAAAGGGCGCCACCGGCAATGTCGCCACTGAGGATGTCGTGTACATGCTCCATGGCCTGGGGATAGAGACCAACGTCGACCTCAACAAGCTCATGGAGGCTGGCGATTACATCTCCAAGCATCTAGGAAGGCCACTGGGCTCCAAGACTGCTGCCGCTCTGCGCAAGCTAACCACCTGA
- the LOC120663498 gene encoding hydroxymethylglutaryl-CoA lyase, mitochondrial-like isoform X3: MVFHANSHAWHQQCRQADSSCDAVELRDLPRKVMWDLPSFVKIVEVGPRDGLQNEKGNVPTSVKIQLIHKLVAAGLSVVEATSFVSPKWVPQLADAKEVLKGIQQMPNVRYPVLTPNLRGFEAAVAAGAKEIAVFASASESFSKSNINCTIDESLVRYRDVTAAAKKHGLLIRGYVSCVIGCPVEGAIDPSKVAYVAKELYNMGCSEISLGDTIGVGTPGTECSCQCLPFALSFFDWYVETDPGSNSLRHPCSFFLVVLSVSGSVVAMLEAVMSFVPADKIAVHFHDTYGQALANILVSLQMGISIVDSSVSGLGGCPYAKGATGNVATEDVVYMLHGLGIETNVDLNKLMEAGDYISKHLGRPLGSKTAAALRKLTT, from the exons ATGGTTTTCCATGCCAATTCCCATGCATGGCATCAGCAATGCCGTCAGGCCGATTCCTCATGTGATGCGGTGGAGCTTAGAGATCTCCCTCGGAAG GTTATGTGGGATCTGCCAAGCTTTGTGAAGATTGTTGAAGTTGGACCCCGAGACGGCCTGCAAAACGAAAAGGGCAATGTACCAACATCTGTAAAGATACAGCTGATACACAAATTAGTGGCTGCAGGTCTATCAGTAGTTGAAGCCACAAGTTTTGTATCCCCAAAATGGGTGCCACAG CTAGCTGATGCAAAGGAAGTCCTCAAAGGAATCCAGCAGATGCCAAATGTACGGTATCCTGTGTTAACTCCTAACCTCAGA GGATTTGAGGCTGCTGTTGCAGCTGGTGCAAAGGAAATTGCGGTTTTTGCGTCTGCCTCTGAATCCTTCTCTAAGTCGAACATTAACTGTACCATTGACGAAAGCCTTGTTCGGTACCGTGATGTTACTGCTGCTGCCAAGAAACATGGACTCCTTATCCGTGG GTATGTTTCGTGTGTGATTGGTTGCCCTGTTGAAGGTGCAATCGATCCATCAAAGGTGGCATATGTAGCGAAGGAGCTTTATAACATGGGCTGCTCAGAGATTTCACTTGGCGATACAATTGGTGTTGGTACACCAGGTACTGAATGTTCTTGCCAATGCTTACCCTTTGCTCTCAGTTTTTTTGATTGGTATGTTGAAACTGATCCAGGCAGCAACTCATTGAGACATCCCTGTTCCTTCTTCCTTGTTGTGTTGTCTGTTTCAGGTAGTGTAGTTGCTATGCTTGAAGCTGTCATGTCCTTTGTTCCAGCGGACAAGATTGCCGTTCATTTCCATGATACATACGGCCAGGCCCTTGCCAATATCCTAGTCTCCCTTCAA ATGGGGATCAGCATAGTAGACTCCTCAGTTTCAGGCCTCGGAGGCTGCCCCTATGCAAAGGGCGCCACCGGCAATGTCGCCACTGAGGATGTCGTGTACATGCTCCATGGCCTGGGGATAGAGACCAACGTCGACCTCAACAAGCTCATGGAGGCTGGCGATTACATCTCCAAGCATCTAGGAAGGCCACTGGGCTCCAAGACTGCTGCCGCTCTGCGCAAGCTAACCACCTGA
- the LOC120663505 gene encoding 60S ribosomal protein L17-like — translation MVKYSREPTNPTKSAKAMGRDLRVHFKNTRETAFALRKLPLTKAKRYLEDVIAHKQAIPFRRYCGGVGRTAQAKSHHSNGQGRWPVKSARFILDLLKNAESNAEVKGLDVDTLYVSHIQVNQAQKQRRRTYRAHGRINPYMSSPCHIELILSEKEEPMKKEAESQIATRKA, via the exons ATG GTGAAGTACTCGAGGGAGCCGACCAACCCCACCAAGT CCGCCAAGGCCATGGGCCGGGACCTCCGTGTTCACTTCAAG AACACCCGTGAGACAGCTTTTGCCCTCAGGAAATTGCCACTCACTAAGGCCAAAAGGTACCTTGAGGATGTGATTGCCCACAAGCAGGCCATCCCCTTCCGCAGGTACTGTGGCGGTGTTGGGCGTACTGCTCAGGCTAAGTCGCACCACTCAAATGGACAGGGACGCTGGCCCGTCAAGTCTGCTAGATTCATTCTTGATCTTCTAAAGAATGCTGAGAGCAATGCTGAG GTCAAAGGTCTCGATGTCGATACCCTGTATGTGTCTCACATTCAAGTGAACCAGGCTCAGAAGCAGCGGCGCAGGACCTACCGTGCCCATGGACGCATCAACC CTTACATGTCCTCCCCGTGCCACATTGAGCTGATCTTGTCGGAGAAGGAAGAGCCAATGAAGAAAGAG GCGGAGTCTCAGATTGCGACCAGGAAGGCTTAA
- the LOC120663504 gene encoding NAC domain-containing protein 45-like — MAPLLGAEIFSRGFRFNPTPLEAATYYLPRLVAGAPLHEAVRPVIHHAAVYACEPADLARQFRPMPRTGHRFFFTSCRKGVRRAGPGFWTLQRMTVIMDGKGAKVGEIKKLRYKKRGAYTDWLMDEYSTCCSEDAVVGDRQYVFCNIYVSPKAAPDSAARQESAAFLAPPSTAPALPLKRPAPQAAEPPCPKRTRGAVFAASDLPSEESPAADQDGELVESTEGIVPTAEAEEAAANSE; from the coding sequence ATGGCGCCGCTGCTGGGCGCGGAGATCTTCAGCCGCGGCTTCCGCTTCAACCCGACGCCGCTCGAGGCCGCCACCTACTACCTGCCgcgcctcgtcgccggcgcgccgctgcACGAGGCCGTCCGCCCCGTCATCCACCACGCCGCCGTCTACGCCTGCGAGCCCGCCGACCTCGCCCGCCAGTTCCGCCCCATGCCCAGGACCGGGCACCGCTTCTTCTTCACCTCCTGCAGGAAGGGCGTGCGCCGAGCCGGCCCCGGCTTCTGGACCCTGCAGCGCATGACGGTCATCATGGACGGCAAGGGAGCCAAGGTCGGCGAGATCAAGAAGCTCCGCTACAAGAAGCGTGGCGCGTACACGGACTGGCTCATGGACGAGTACTCGACGTGCTGCTCCGAGGACGCCGTCGTCGGCGACAGGCAGTACGTCTTCTGCAACATCTACGTCTCCCCGAAAGCCGCCCCAGACTCCGCGGCGCGCCAAGAATCCGCTGCCTTCTTGGCGCCGCCTTCGACTGCGCCTGCGCTGCCGCTCAAGAGGCCAGCGCCGCAGGCTGCCGAACCGCCGTGCCCCAAGAGGACGCGGGGTGCCGTCTTCGCAGCATCTGATCTGCCGTCCGAGGAGTCCCCTGCGGCGGATCAAGATGGCGAGTTGGTAGAGTCCACTGAAGGGATCGTGCCGACAGCCGAAGCAGAGGAAGCGGCTGCAAACTCTGAGTGA